Proteins encoded together in one Sulfitobacter pontiacus window:
- a CDS encoding DksA/TraR family C4-type zinc finger protein — protein MAGGWAKDGAVSEQIEASINDELARLKARKAPQGESRTHCAECEEPIPEARRQALPGVKLCIDCVRERDGLAQARGGINRRGSKDSQLK, from the coding sequence ATGGCCGGAGGATGGGCGAAAGACGGCGCTGTCAGTGAACAGATCGAAGCGTCGATTAACGATGAACTGGCCCGCCTCAAGGCGCGCAAGGCCCCTCAGGGCGAAAGCCGCACCCATTGCGCCGAATGCGAAGAACCGATCCCCGAGGCGCGCCGCCAAGCCTTGCCGGGCGTAAAGCTCTGCATTGATTGCGTGCGCGAACGGGACGGTCTGGCGCAAGCCCGCGGTGGCATCAACCGGCGTGGCAGCAAAGATAGCCAGCTGAAATAG
- a CDS encoding Gfo/Idh/MocA family protein, translating into MKTLRWGILGAAQFAKEQMAPAIHAAKGAELVALATSHPDKAAPFQTFAPQLAVHSSYEALLADPDIDAVYIPLPNHLHVEWTLKALKAGKHVLCEKPMAMQAQDYDRLISASDTTGLLAAEAFMIVHHPQWIRAREIVQSGSLGRLRHVAVNFSFFNDDTGNIRNDPKAGGGVLPDIGTYAFGCTRFVTGQEPTAISHAKIDYENDVDVFAQVAARFDGFDLSATVSMRMFPFQQVVIHGEKGILRLSCPFNPTVYSQAELYLETTQNSTTVERFPGVNHYVQQVENFGASVTEGTAYPCPLEFSRGTQRMTDMAFAAGG; encoded by the coding sequence GCCCTCGCCACATCTCACCCTGACAAAGCCGCGCCCTTTCAGACCTTCGCCCCGCAGCTTGCAGTGCACAGCAGCTACGAGGCGCTGCTCGCCGATCCGGATATCGACGCGGTCTATATCCCGCTGCCCAACCATTTGCATGTGGAATGGACGCTCAAGGCGCTGAAGGCGGGCAAACATGTCTTATGCGAAAAGCCGATGGCGATGCAGGCGCAAGACTATGACCGGTTGATTTCCGCAAGCGATACCACGGGCCTGCTGGCGGCCGAAGCCTTCATGATCGTCCATCACCCCCAATGGATACGCGCCCGAGAGATCGTGCAATCGGGCAGCTTGGGGCGGCTGCGCCACGTGGCGGTCAACTTCTCGTTCTTCAACGACGATACCGGCAACATCCGCAATGACCCCAAGGCCGGTGGCGGCGTGCTGCCGGACATCGGTACCTATGCCTTCGGCTGCACCCGCTTCGTCACGGGGCAAGAGCCGACCGCGATCTCCCATGCCAAGATCGACTATGAAAACGATGTCGATGTCTTCGCGCAGGTCGCGGCCCGCTTCGACGGGTTTGACCTTTCCGCAACCGTGTCCATGCGTATGTTCCCGTTTCAGCAGGTCGTTATTCACGGCGAAAAGGGCATCCTGCGTCTGAGCTGCCCGTTCAACCCGACGGTCTATTCCCAAGCCGAGCTGTATCTCGAGACCACACAGAACAGCACCACCGTCGAACGCTTTCCCGGCGTGAACCACTATGTGCAGCAGGTCGAAAACTTTGGCGCGTCAGTGACCGAGGGCACGGCCTATCCCTGTCCGCTTGAATTCAGCCGCGGCACGCAACGCATGACGGATATGGCCTTTGCCGCCGGGGGTTGA
- a CDS encoding M3 family oligoendopeptidase — MFQLPVPVLDANAGSGASAFGKLPEWNLDDLYTGEDAPELKRDLDWLEEACRSFAEDYEGKLAELDANELLDCVLRNEKINQIAGRIMSYAGLRYYQLTTDSGRAKFMSDAQEKITNFTTPLVFFTLELNRLEDDHLANLLSQKADLARYKPVFDRIRAMKDYQLSDEMEKFLHDLGVVGDAWERLFDETIAGLEFEVNDEPLNIEGVLNLLTDPSRDLREAAARELADVFQANIRTFARVHNTQAKEKEVIDRWRGMPTPQTGRHLSNHVEPEVVEALRDAVVNAYPKLSHRYYELKRKWLGLDTMQVWDRNAPLPMEDPKTVSWEQAEKTVMDAYNAFDPRMGEIAAPFFTEGWIDAGVKPGKAPGAFAHPTVTDVHPYVMLNYLGKPRDVMTLAHELGHGVHQVLAAGQGEMLSSTPLTLAETASVFGEMLTFRKMLDGAKTNAERKVLLAGKVEDMINTVVRQIAFYDFECKLHDARRGGELTPDDINALWMSVQGESLGPAFEFMDGYETFWAYIPHFVHSPFYVYAYAFGDGLVNALYAVYEEGEPGFEDKYFDMLKAGGSKHHKELLAPFGLDASDPAFWDKGLSMISGFIDELEAMED; from the coding sequence ATGTTTCAACTGCCCGTCCCCGTCCTTGATGCCAACGCCGGTTCCGGGGCCTCTGCCTTCGGCAAGCTGCCTGAGTGGAATCTTGACGATCTGTACACCGGTGAAGACGCGCCCGAGCTCAAGCGCGATCTGGACTGGCTTGAAGAGGCCTGCCGCAGCTTTGCCGAAGATTACGAAGGCAAACTGGCCGAACTGGATGCGAACGAATTGCTGGACTGTGTGCTGCGCAATGAGAAGATCAACCAGATCGCCGGGCGCATCATGTCTTACGCGGGGCTGCGCTATTACCAGCTGACCACCGATTCCGGCCGTGCAAAATTCATGTCGGACGCGCAGGAGAAGATCACCAACTTTACCACCCCGCTGGTGTTCTTCACGCTTGAGTTGAACCGGCTGGAGGATGATCACCTTGCCAACCTGCTGAGCCAAAAGGCGGATCTGGCGCGGTATAAGCCGGTGTTCGACCGTATCCGCGCGATGAAAGATTACCAGCTTTCCGACGAGATGGAGAAGTTCCTGCATGATCTGGGCGTCGTCGGCGACGCATGGGAGCGTCTGTTCGACGAGACCATCGCCGGGCTGGAATTCGAGGTAAACGACGAGCCGCTGAACATCGAAGGCGTGCTGAACCTGCTGACCGACCCGTCGCGTGATCTGCGCGAAGCCGCGGCGCGCGAATTGGCGGATGTGTTTCAGGCCAATATCCGTACCTTTGCCCGCGTGCACAACACGCAAGCCAAGGAAAAAGAGGTCATCGACCGCTGGCGCGGGATGCCCACACCGCAAACCGGCCGCCACCTGTCAAACCACGTCGAACCCGAGGTGGTCGAAGCGCTGCGCGATGCGGTGGTCAACGCCTACCCCAAGCTCAGCCACCGCTACTACGAGCTGAAGCGCAAATGGCTGGGCCTCGACACCATGCAGGTCTGGGACCGCAACGCCCCCCTACCGATGGAAGACCCCAAAACCGTCAGCTGGGAACAGGCCGAAAAGACGGTCATGGACGCCTATAACGCCTTCGATCCCCGTATGGGCGAAATCGCGGCCCCCTTCTTTACCGAAGGTTGGATCGATGCAGGCGTCAAACCGGGTAAAGCTCCCGGTGCCTTTGCCCACCCCACCGTGACCGACGTGCACCCTTATGTGATGCTTAACTACTTGGGCAAACCGCGCGACGTGATGACACTGGCGCATGAGCTGGGCCACGGCGTGCATCAGGTGCTGGCCGCGGGTCAGGGCGAGATGCTATCCTCCACACCGCTGACCTTGGCCGAAACCGCCTCTGTCTTTGGAGAGATGCTGACCTTCCGCAAGATGCTGGACGGCGCCAAAACTAATGCCGAGCGCAAAGTGCTGTTGGCCGGCAAGGTCGAGGATATGATCAACACGGTCGTGCGCCAGATCGCCTTTTATGATTTCGAATGCAAGCTGCACGACGCCCGCCGTGGTGGAGAGCTCACACCAGACGACATCAACGCACTGTGGATGTCGGTGCAGGGCGAGAGCCTTGGGCCAGCGTTTGAATTTATGGACGGGTACGAGACCTTCTGGGCCTATATCCCCCACTTCGTACATTCGCCCTTTTACGTCTACGCTTACGCCTTCGGCGACGGCTTGGTAAATGCGCTCTACGCGGTCTACGAGGAAGGTGAGCCGGGGTTTGAGGACAAGTATTTCGATATGCTGAAAGCTGGCGGGTCGAAGCACCACAAGGAGCTGCTGGCCCCCTTCGGGCTTGATGCCTCCGACCCCGCGTTCTGGGATAAGGGGCTGTCGATGATTTCGGGGTTCATTGATGAACTGGAAGCGATGGAGGATTGA